The Flavobacteriales bacterium sequence ATTCCATGTGGTTGACCACCGAAAGGAACGACTGCACTCGTCTGGAACTTTGGTTCGAGAGCTCGGAACGCGAAAGCTCCATTAGAAACTCGCCCACTTTCAATTCGATAAGATCCGTGTGGTCTTCGTATTCCTTGATCTTCTTCAGCAATTTCTGCTGTTCGCGATATTCCGTTTCTTCGATCAGTTGCCCCACGCGCTGCACACCTTTCAGGTTCAGCTTCGCGAATTTGACGATCTCGTTCTCCACCTCAACCAACGAGATCTCCGGTGTTCGCACCAACCCTCGGCCAATGAATTCCAAACGGAAATCCTCATCATCTCCCTTGGAAGGCATGAGTTTGGTGACCGTTTTGGCGATGAACGGAATGAACCAGATCAACAGGAGCACATTGATGATGTTGAAGCTGGAATGGAAGATGGACAGCGCGATGGGAATATGCTCCGGATTGTAATCCGGGCTGGAAAGCGAAGGGTACATTCCCATGTATTTTCCCATGTACCAAGCAATTGCCTTGGTGAAGAATGGGAAAAGGATGAACATCCACGTAACCCCGAAAATGTTGAAAATGAAATGCGCCAACGCAGCACGCTTCGCATAAATATTTCCTACAAGCGCGGCCAAGTTGGCGGTAATGGTTGTACCGATGTTCTCACCCAATACCATCGCTGCGGCAAGTTCAAAGGGAATCCAACCTTCGTAGCACATCACCAACGTAAGCGCCATGGCTGCGCTGGATGACTGCACGATCAGCGTCAGCACCGTTCCAACCGTAATGAAAATGAATGTGGACAGGTAACCCATATCCGCATAATGCTGCAAGAAGCTGAGTATCTCCGGGTTCGATTTCAGATCCGGAACCGAATGCTTCAGAAAATCCAGCCCCATAAAAAGAAGCGCAAAACCGATGAGCACCTGAGCCCATGAGTTCAGAGATGTTCGGGATGAGAATAGCATCGGGAAACCGATGGCAATGATCGGCAAGGCCAGATCCGAAATGTCCAGTTTGAAACCGAGGATGGAGATGATCCAAGCGGTGATGGTGGTTCCGATGTTGGCACCCATGATCACACCGATGGCCTCCACCAGTGTTAGCAGCCCAGCGTTTACAAAACTCACGATCATCACCGTGGTGGCGGATGACGATTGCACCAAGGCCGTTACCAGAAATCCGGTCAGCACTCCGAACACACGGTTCGAGGTCATGGCGGCAAGGATCTCGCGCATTTTGGCACCGGCAACCTTCTGGATGCCATCGCTCATTTCCTTCATTCCGTAGATGAAGAATCCGAGGGCGCCAACAAGTTTCAGAAAATCAAATAATCCGAAGGACATGGATTGAATTTGGCCAAAAGTAGGAATTAGACCCACCGCGTTTATTACGCCAATGTTAACACTCGAATGGTCTGACCACGGTTTGGTCGAAATATCAGGTTGGGGAGAACCTTATGTTATTTTCAGCGTACACACGCACCTGAGTGCGAGGCGAACCATTGGTTCTGCCGTGCAGAAACGACAGGTTTGAGAACAGTTCTATTCCCAATAAGATTTTCATTGATGCTTCTGGCATCCATGCTTGTAGCAAGTGCATGGTCGGGGCAAATATTCGGGCAGGCCATTACGGTCAATCAGGCCACTTCAACCACAGAAATTGAAGATTATGTTCAGAACGTGCTGCTCGGTTCGTGTGTCACCGCATCGAATATCACCTATGTTGGCGCAACAGGAGCTGCAGGAACATTCGATGGTTCGGGAACCGTTCTGGGTCTCAATGCCGGGGTCGTTCTTACATCCGGTTCGTCTGCATTGGCGGTTGGACCTGATAATGCCAATAGCATTGGAATGTCTAATGGACTCGGAGGCGATCCTGACCTGACGGTTCTTGCCTCTGGAATTCCAACGTATGATGCCGCCATTCTCGAATTCGATTTTGTTCCGCAAAGCGACACGCTTCGGTTCAATTACATTTTCGGTTCGGAGGAATATCCGGAATACGTGAGTTCGGGTTACAATGATGTGTTCGGATTCTTCATCTCAGGTCCTGGAATTACAGGGCCTTTTACGGGTGGTGCAGCGAATATTGCGCTCATTCCGGGTACGTCAACGCCTGTTGCGATCGATAACGTGAATAACGGCTACAGCGGTTCCGAGCCATCTACGGGCCCATGTACCAACTGCCAGTATTATGTCGATAATTCAAGCGGTCCTGCCGTGCAGTATGATGGTTATACAACCGTTCTTACCGCGCAGGTGGTGGTAACGCCATGCCAGACCTACCATATTAAAATTGCCGTGGCCGATGCAGGCGATGGCGCATTGGATTCGGGAGTTTTTCTGGAAGAAGGAAGTTTCTCCTCAAGTGGGGAAGATGCAGTTGAGCTGGCAGCCGTTTCAGGTGTTTCGGGCATTTACGAAGGTTGCGACATCGGAACATTCGTGTTCAGGCGTTTGCCTGGTTCCAGCAACGCTGCGCCACTTACAGTAGGCTACAACGTTTCGGGAACGGCCACTCCTGGTGTGGATTACAACACATTGCCTGGCTCCATCACCATTCCTGCTGGCGAGGATTCGGTCATTCTCAATGTTCAAGGCGTTTTGGATTACACCACCGAAGGAACGGAAACCATCATCCTCGATCTTGTTGGCGGAGGTTGTACGTGTACGGCACCGCCATCGGTGAACATGAATATTCTTGACAACGATGTGCCGTTGTCGCTCACCACTTCGGGAACTACCACCATCTGTTTGGGCGAGTCGGCCAACCTTACGGCCAATCCCGCAGGGAGTATTTCGCCTTACGTCAGCAGTTGGGACAATGGCGCGCCTTCAGGCAATAATGTGGCGGTTTCGCCAACCGTTACCACTACGTATACCTATACTGTAACGGATGCGTGCAGCGGTCAGTCTCTTACAAGCAGCGAAACCGTTACGGTTGTCACACCCGATTTTACCGTGGATGACCAGCAGCAATGTTTTGATGGCAACGCCTTCAACTTCACGAATACAGGCGCAAGTGGCGGAACCGTGACGCATTACTGGGATTTCGGTGACGGGAACACGTCCACGGTGGAGAATCCTGTTTACAGCTACGCTGC is a genomic window containing:
- a CDS encoding Na/Pi cotransporter family protein, translated to MSFGLFDFLKLVGALGFFIYGMKEMSDGIQKVAGAKMREILAAMTSNRVFGVLTGFLVTALVQSSSATTVMIVSFVNAGLLTLVEAIGVIMGANIGTTITAWIISILGFKLDISDLALPIIAIGFPMLFSSRTSLNSWAQVLIGFALLFMGLDFLKHSVPDLKSNPEILSFLQHYADMGYLSTFIFITVGTVLTLIVQSSSAAMALTLVMCYEGWIPFELAAAMVLGENIGTTITANLAALVGNIYAKRAALAHFIFNIFGVTWMFILFPFFTKAIAWYMGKYMGMYPSLSSPDYNPEHIPIALSIFHSSFNIINVLLLIWFIPFIAKTVTKLMPSKGDDEDFRLEFIGRGLVRTPEISLVEVENEIVKFAKLNLKGVQRVGQLIEETEYREQQKLLKKIKEYEDHTDLIELKVGEFLMELSRSELSNQSSRRVQSFLSVVNHMESVGDLCYQMSRSIEQKIEKKVWFEESHRVDLREMRDMVLEAMKLMMVTITQDPDNIVLEKATELEKNINRKRDKFRAKNFKRVEKGKVSLQAGLIYMDLISGYEKIADNVIHVSEALRGDHLDLEDEVTT